In Lotus japonicus ecotype B-129 chromosome 5, LjGifu_v1.2, one genomic interval encodes:
- the LOC130718907 gene encoding elongation factor 1-alpha-like, translating into MGKEKFHINIVVIGHVDSGKSTTTGHLIYKLGGIDKRVIERFEKEAAEMNKRSFKYAWVLDKLKAERERGITIDIALWKFETTKYYCTVIDAPGHRDFIKNMITGTSQADCAVLIIDSTTGGFEAGISKDGQTREHALLAFTLGVRQMICCCNKMDATTPKYSKARYDEIVKEVSSYLKKVGYNPDKIPFVPISGFEGDNMIERSTSLDWYKGPTLLEALDQINEPKRPSDKPLRLPLQDVYMIGGIGTVPVGRVETGSIKPGMVVTFAPTGLTTEVKSVEMHHEALQEALPGDNVGFNVKNVAVKDLKRGFVASNSKDDPAKEAANFTSQVIIMNHPGQIGNGYAPVLDCHTSHIAVKFAQLLTKIDRRSGKELEKDPKFLKNGDSGLVKMIPTKPMVVETFSEYPPLGRFAVRDMRQTVAVGVIKSVEKKDPTGAKVTKAAQKKK; encoded by the coding sequence ATGGGTAAGGAAAAGTTTCACATTAACATTGTGGTGATTGGCCATGTCGACTCTGGCAAGTCGACGACCACCGGCCACTTGATCTACAAGCTTGGAGGTATTGACAAGCGTGTAATCGAGAGGTTTGAGAAAGAAGCTGCTGAGATGAACAAGAGGTCATTCAAGTACGCTTGGGTGCTTGACAAGCTCAAGGCTGAGCGTGAAAGAGGAATCACCATTGATATTGCACTGTGGAAGTTCGAGACGACCAAGTACTACTGCACAGTCATTGATGCCCCTGGACACAGGGATTTCATCAAGAACATGATTACTGGAACATCCCAAGCTGATTGTGCTGTCCTTATCATTGATTCCACTACTGGCGGTTTCGAAGCTGGTATCTCCAAGGATGGACAGACTCGTGAGCATGCTCTCCTTGCTTTCACTCTTGGTGTGAGGCAGATGATTTGCTGCTGTAACAAGATGGACGCCACCACTCCCAAGTACTCGAAGGCTAGGTACGATGAAATCGTGAAGGAAGTCTCTTCCTACTTAAAGAAGGTTGGGTACAACCCAGACAAGATTCCTTTTGTTCCTATCTCCGGTTTTGAGGGAGACAATATGATTGAGAGGTCTACAAGCCTTGACTGGTACAAAGGTCCAACCCTTCTTGAGGCTCTTGACCAGATCAATGAGCCAAAGAGGCCATCAGACAAGCCCCTCCGATTACCCCTTCAGGATGTCTACATGATTGGAGGAATTGGAACTGTGCCCGTGGGGCGAGTTGAGACGGGTTCCATTAAACCTGGAATGGTGGTGACTTTTGCCCCAACTGGGCTCACAACTGAAGTTAAGTCTGTGGAGATGCACCATGAAGCTCTCCAAGAGGCCCTTCCCGGTGACAATGTGGGATTCAATGTTAAGAATGTTGCAGTCAAGGATCTCAAGCGTGGGTTTGTTGCTTCAAACTCCAAGGATGATCCTGCCAAGGAGGCTGCTAACTTCACCTCCCAGGTTATCATCATGAACCACCCTGGCCAGATTGGCAATGGCTATGCCCCTGTTCTTGATTGCCACACCTCCCACATTGCGGTCAAGTTTGCGCAACTTCTGACCAAGATTGATAGACGATCCGGAAAGGAGCTTGAGAAGGACCCCAAATTCTTGAAGAATGGTGATTCTGGTTTGGTTAAGATGATTCCTACCAAGCCCATGGTGGTTGAAACTTTCTCCGAGTATCCTCCACTTGGTCGTTTTGCTGTCAGGGACATGCGTCAAACCGTGGCTGTGGGAGTCATCAAGAGCGTGGAGAAGAAGGATCCTACTGGAGCCAAGGTCACCAAGGCTGCCCAGAAGAAGAAGTGA